In one Candidatus Hydrogenedentota bacterium genomic region, the following are encoded:
- a CDS encoding ABC transporter permease, protein MRRALIPFWGLVKRELIRDLRRPRPMLLLAGVLVVAALVVSSNYPSAVASPMQMSLQSMTIFGGLSMTLLCAALVLLPGYAATSIVVERESDTFDLLALTLTRPTAIVLGKLVSSLGYFVLIVLAMLPFISTTMFLVGIDTRFVALAAVYLAIIALTCCSSGIMASALVRNTPRAVTLSYMCAFIALGGYMIPFGLMFALIEIFEIVALRPIAETVIVFLLSLSPLGAFQYVAVSVTGGVSSGYLAVNAALGQAFFSALALLVARRMIVRKHEERSFTSIATLPGSLLESRPAFRDNRALPPWPPVRDGRNPLLAREVLQVRLTQRMTPLRFLLIVVAVVPVMLIIGYTTSEPTVRVRQQDSHIVVYTWMIGLSILMAFVAPGSAAASWSREYERDTMDLLRMTLLTPRQYVWGKVLAALRACVYPLLLAAFASLPLIQYPFMSALAAAYFAAGIVTIAVTTFECVSIATFTGLLSRRTTACVLYGMVGSMGAMCAPFLVNAAITIATFFHPDNWMLRPWWNLSPITAYGFQFQQEGVVRGADTSGAIVWALCMIAQTGFSFLVTGASVRLLARRHLQDR, encoded by the coding sequence CCGTTTTGGGGACTCGTGAAGCGCGAGCTGATTCGGGACTTGCGGCGGCCCAGGCCGATGCTTTTGCTGGCGGGCGTGTTGGTGGTCGCGGCGCTGGTGGTTTCGTCGAACTATCCGAGCGCGGTCGCATCGCCGATGCAGATGTCGCTCCAGTCGATGACTATTTTCGGCGGGTTGTCCATGACGCTGCTATGCGCGGCCCTTGTTCTCCTGCCGGGGTATGCGGCGACGTCTATCGTCGTCGAGCGCGAGAGCGACACATTCGACCTCCTGGCGCTGACCCTGACTCGCCCGACGGCCATTGTGCTCGGCAAGCTCGTGAGTTCGCTGGGCTACTTCGTCTTGATCGTGTTGGCAATGCTGCCTTTTATCAGCACGACCATGTTTCTCGTGGGAATCGACACGCGGTTTGTGGCGCTGGCGGCGGTGTACCTCGCGATCATCGCCCTGACGTGTTGCAGCTCGGGGATCATGGCAAGTGCGTTGGTGCGCAACACGCCGCGCGCGGTAACCCTCAGCTACATGTGCGCGTTCATCGCGTTGGGCGGGTATATGATTCCGTTCGGGCTTATGTTTGCGCTGATCGAGATATTTGAAATTGTTGCGCTGCGTCCTATTGCCGAAACTGTAATAGTGTTTCTCCTTTCCCTGTCGCCGCTGGGTGCTTTCCAATACGTTGCAGTGAGCGTTACCGGCGGCGTGTCCTCCGGCTACCTGGCGGTGAACGCGGCCCTTGGACAGGCCTTCTTCTCCGCGCTGGCGCTGCTTGTCGCACGGCGAATGATTGTGCGGAAGCACGAAGAGCGCAGCTTCACGTCGATCGCCACCCTGCCCGGCTCTCTTCTCGAATCACGGCCAGCGTTCCGAGACAATCGGGCACTGCCGCCGTGGCCGCCGGTGCGCGACGGGAGAAATCCGCTGCTCGCGCGCGAAGTGTTGCAGGTGCGCCTCACGCAACGCATGACGCCGCTGCGGTTCCTGCTCATTGTGGTTGCCGTGGTGCCGGTCATGCTCATCATTGGATACACGACGTCGGAGCCGACTGTCCGCGTACGCCAACAGGATTCGCACATCGTGGTGTACACGTGGATGATCGGGCTGTCAATCCTCATGGCGTTTGTCGCGCCGGGTTCGGCGGCCGCATCGTGGAGCCGCGAGTACGAGCGCGACACGATGGACCTTTTGCGCATGACCCTGCTGACGCCCCGGCAGTATGTCTGGGGAAAAGTGTTGGCCGCGCTCCGCGCGTGCGTGTATCCCCTGCTGCTTGCGGCGTTCGCGTCGCTGCCGCTGATTCAGTATCCGTTCATGTCCGCGCTGGCCGCAGCGTACTTCGCGGCAGGCATCGTGACGATTGCGGTGACGACGTTCGAGTGCGTATCCATCGCCACGTTCACGGGCTTGCTCAGCAGGCGGACAACCGCCTGCGTCCTCTACGGGATGGTGGGGAGCATGGGGGCGATGTGCGCGCCGTTCCTCGTGAACGCGGCCATCACGATCGCTACGTTTTTCCACCCGGACAATTGGATGCTGCGGCCGTGGTGGAACCTCTCGCCGATCACGGCGTACGGGTTCCAATTTCAGCAGGAAGGCGTTGTCCGCGGGGCGGACACGTCAGGCGCCATTGTTTGGGCCTTGTGTATGATCGCGCAGACCGGGTTCTCCTTCCTGGTGACCGGCGCGTCCGTGCGGCTTCTGGCGCGACGCCACCTCCAGGATCGGTGA
- a CDS encoding ferritin, whose translation MISGKLEKALNKHLNAELFSAYLYAAMAAYFEHKNLNGFANWMRIQAREEMGHSLKFYTYIHDVGGRVELDAIAKPPVDYKSPLAVFEDALGHEQNVTKAIYKLMDLALAESHHATSTFLQWFVTEQVEEEKVADDIVKRLRLVGNSPEGLFLMDRELATRTFTPEPDAGGAA comes from the coding sequence ATGATTAGCGGCAAGCTGGAAAAAGCGTTGAACAAACACCTGAACGCGGAATTGTTCTCCGCTTACCTGTATGCGGCGATGGCAGCGTACTTCGAGCACAAGAACCTGAACGGGTTCGCGAACTGGATGCGCATTCAGGCCCGCGAAGAGATGGGGCACTCGCTGAAGTTCTACACCTACATCCACGACGTGGGGGGGCGGGTGGAACTCGACGCCATTGCGAAGCCGCCGGTGGATTACAAGTCGCCGCTTGCTGTGTTCGAGGACGCACTCGGGCACGAGCAGAACGTTACGAAGGCCATCTACAAACTAATGGACCTTGCGCTCGCGGAATCGCACCACGCCACCAGCACATTCCTGCAATGGTTCGTGACCGAACAGGTCGAGGAAGAAAAAGTCGCTGACGACATCGTGAAGCGCCTGCGGCTCGTCGGCAATTCGCCCGAGGGCCTCTTCCTGATGGACCGCGAACTTGCCACACGCACATTTACGCCCGAGCCCGACGCGGGCGGCGCGGCGTAG
- a CDS encoding Glu/Leu/Phe/Val dehydrogenase: protein MDIQTSIFEDAISRLDAAFRHAEIDPESLEKLKHPKATLEVSIPVRMDDGSLRVFKGYRVKHDDTRGPTKGGIRYHPSVNMDEVKALAFWMTCKCAVVGLPYGGAKGGIQVNPKELSHLELERLSRGFIEQIADFIGPETDVPAPDVYTNAMIMGWMMDEYSKIVRKRTPAVITGKPIPLGGSLGRDEATGRGAYYCIKEIEALRQWKPGSVRVAIQGFGNAAQHVALPLHNDGYRIVAVSDSHGGIYSENGFDVPSLVRIKEQTREVKAVYCDGALCKEVPAKTIGNAELLELDVDILIPAALENQITQQNAVAVRAPIVVEVANGPTTSAADAILNSKGTLVVPDILANAGGVTVSYFEWVQNRGGYYWSLEEVRERLHAIMSREFRAVDGIRTDKRIDMRTAAYVHALNRMNAGIASLGTQRYFANHD, encoded by the coding sequence ATGGACATTCAGACCAGTATCTTTGAGGACGCCATCTCGCGATTGGACGCGGCGTTCCGCCACGCCGAAATAGATCCGGAATCGCTGGAAAAGCTGAAGCACCCGAAGGCGACACTGGAAGTGTCCATCCCCGTCCGCATGGATGACGGGTCGTTACGCGTGTTCAAGGGATACCGTGTGAAACACGACGACACGCGCGGGCCGACCAAGGGCGGCATTCGTTATCACCCGAGCGTGAACATGGACGAGGTGAAGGCGCTTGCGTTCTGGATGACGTGCAAGTGCGCGGTAGTGGGTTTGCCTTACGGCGGCGCGAAGGGCGGCATTCAGGTCAACCCGAAGGAACTGTCGCACCTCGAACTCGAACGATTGAGCCGCGGATTCATCGAACAGATCGCCGATTTCATCGGCCCGGAAACGGACGTGCCCGCGCCGGACGTGTACACCAATGCGATGATCATGGGCTGGATGATGGACGAATACTCGAAGATTGTCCGCAAGCGCACGCCCGCGGTGATCACCGGAAAGCCGATTCCGCTCGGCGGCAGCCTGGGCCGCGACGAGGCGACGGGCCGCGGCGCGTATTATTGCATCAAGGAAATCGAGGCGCTGAGGCAATGGAAGCCCGGTAGCGTACGCGTCGCGATTCAGGGCTTTGGCAATGCGGCGCAACACGTCGCGCTCCCCTTGCATAACGACGGGTACCGTATTGTCGCCGTCAGCGATTCGCACGGCGGGATTTACAGCGAGAACGGCTTCGACGTCCCCAGTCTGGTGCGAATCAAGGAACAAACGCGCGAGGTGAAGGCGGTGTACTGCGACGGCGCGTTGTGCAAAGAGGTCCCCGCGAAGACGATCGGCAATGCGGAGTTGCTCGAACTCGACGTCGACATTCTGATCCCGGCGGCGCTGGAGAACCAGATTACGCAGCAGAACGCCGTGGCCGTCCGCGCCCCAATCGTGGTCGAAGTCGCGAACGGACCCACGACCAGCGCCGCGGATGCAATCCTCAATTCGAAGGGCACGCTGGTGGTACCGGACATCCTCGCGAACGCCGGCGGCGTGACCGTGAGCTACTTCGAATGGGTGCAGAACCGCGGTGGATACTACTGGTCGCTCGAAGAAGTGCGCGAACGACTGCACGCGATCATGTCGCGCGAGTTCCGTGCCGTCGACGGGATTCGAACGGACAAACGAATCGACATGCGCACGGCCGCGTATGTGCACGCACTGAATCGGATGAATGCCGGCATCGCCTCGCTCGGGACGCAACGCTACTTCGCAAACCACGACTGA
- a CDS encoding serine hydrolase, which translates to MRSLILLLVLPVAALAQIPESRTYDIPRLRNIVIDGDANDWGKNGFRVNLMTAVDGSALAPSDFDPTFRVGWDELGLLVLATVRDDSFVESTDENAYQQKDSVELLLSPSLGAEDLIHFAIAPGVATGEQGPKYKAFDWRKREPRDAVAIDVARAKINGGYAIEVRLPWSNLAIAPKAGVETALQVHINDADGNDPPFRAAWFPQTPAAGRTLAMYQLRLAGKPSAPVRAVARAHYDDFARAIVRVVTTNDWSGENAVVREKRRSLAEAPLKESNGRPRAEFRFDMPPAGETFGELTVRVGRSSAADVALPDARVWRAQKLMTYAPRFKPPVFSGDSFPACDYENPILAERYLGPYRIETTFYDAHYNKVTSAGKPGRYGAIIDIVPNEGRPLRRYATLYRQPAGFPVFSWWYLKPEGTVALPKELGVDHGALTAQQTSVGTFTQWLVQDAMTEDKDAAVVLAGLSETPNDSGPRGVYDDVFALDRQWWVGLKRKIGGTDTEHPNTFVCPYQKEGEPAATLRNGTPEEAKVKPESIDKIDAVLTSWVEESREPFSVCLVRNGVVFFERAYGERNGQPMTLDTKSWMASISKFLSGVSMMTLVDQGLVDLDAPLDRYLPQLRGIGVKAPLTVRHCFAHTNGLQLGIVPPRMFNDHYGDEMNDYEEVVAGYYPYLEVGTRHGYNGCGYAIAGKVIEQITGEALPQFFLKHMWGPLGCANTDEFDMSARTMSTPRDIATIAQMLLNKGAYGNMRFFKQETFEKFLPVKLAPYVTFPAENLEWGIGAVWTGEPGLSKQTYGHGAASAATLRIDPDNKLIIVMCRNTAGPKFGEFHPQFIRAIVDGLE; encoded by the coding sequence ATGCGTTCACTCATACTGCTTTTGGTTTTACCCGTTGCGGCGCTGGCCCAGATTCCCGAATCGCGCACGTACGATATTCCGAGGTTGCGTAACATTGTCATCGACGGCGACGCCAACGATTGGGGAAAGAACGGGTTTCGCGTCAACCTGATGACGGCCGTGGACGGAAGTGCGCTGGCGCCGTCGGATTTTGATCCAACTTTCCGCGTGGGCTGGGACGAACTGGGACTGCTTGTGCTCGCGACCGTCCGTGACGATTCGTTCGTCGAAAGCACCGACGAGAATGCATACCAGCAGAAGGACAGCGTCGAGTTACTGTTGTCACCGTCGCTTGGCGCGGAGGACCTTATCCACTTTGCGATTGCGCCGGGCGTGGCCACCGGCGAGCAGGGGCCGAAGTACAAAGCGTTCGACTGGCGCAAGCGCGAGCCGCGCGACGCCGTAGCGATTGACGTGGCGCGCGCCAAGATAAACGGCGGATACGCGATTGAGGTACGGCTACCGTGGAGCAATTTGGCAATTGCGCCCAAGGCCGGCGTGGAAACCGCCCTACAGGTCCACATCAACGACGCAGACGGAAACGATCCTCCGTTTCGTGCGGCATGGTTTCCGCAGACGCCCGCCGCGGGCCGCACGCTTGCCATGTACCAATTGCGCTTGGCGGGTAAGCCCAGTGCGCCGGTGCGCGCCGTGGCGCGCGCACACTACGACGATTTCGCGCGGGCAATTGTGCGCGTAGTTACCACGAACGATTGGAGCGGCGAGAACGCCGTTGTCCGCGAGAAGCGGCGGTCGCTTGCGGAAGCTCCGCTGAAGGAATCGAACGGACGTCCCCGCGCGGAATTCCGGTTCGATATGCCGCCCGCGGGCGAGACGTTTGGCGAACTGACCGTGCGCGTAGGCCGCTCCTCGGCGGCGGACGTCGCGCTGCCCGATGCGCGCGTCTGGCGCGCACAAAAACTGATGACCTACGCGCCGCGATTCAAACCGCCCGTCTTCTCCGGTGATAGTTTTCCCGCGTGCGACTACGAGAACCCGATTCTCGCGGAGCGCTATCTCGGGCCGTATCGCATTGAGACAACGTTCTACGACGCGCACTACAACAAGGTGACGTCAGCCGGTAAGCCGGGGCGTTACGGCGCGATCATCGACATCGTTCCGAACGAGGGCCGGCCGCTCCGCCGTTACGCGACGTTGTACCGTCAGCCTGCGGGCTTTCCCGTGTTCAGTTGGTGGTATCTGAAGCCGGAAGGGACCGTTGCATTGCCCAAGGAACTCGGAGTAGATCACGGCGCTTTAACCGCGCAACAAACGTCCGTAGGCACGTTCACACAGTGGCTGGTTCAGGATGCGATGACAGAGGACAAAGACGCCGCCGTAGTCCTTGCCGGACTCAGCGAAACGCCGAACGACAGCGGGCCTCGCGGGGTCTACGACGACGTGTTCGCGCTGGATCGACAGTGGTGGGTCGGATTGAAGCGCAAGATTGGCGGGACAGATACGGAGCATCCAAACACGTTCGTGTGCCCGTATCAGAAGGAAGGCGAGCCCGCGGCCACTTTGCGCAACGGCACGCCCGAAGAGGCAAAGGTCAAGCCGGAATCGATTGACAAGATCGACGCCGTATTGACGAGTTGGGTGGAAGAGAGTAGGGAACCGTTTTCCGTTTGCCTGGTGCGCAATGGCGTCGTGTTTTTCGAGCGGGCGTACGGCGAACGCAACGGCCAGCCGATGACGCTGGATACAAAGAGCTGGATGGCGTCAATCTCGAAGTTTCTGTCTGGCGTGTCGATGATGACGCTGGTCGATCAGGGACTGGTTGACCTCGATGCGCCGCTCGACCGGTACCTGCCGCAGTTGCGGGGAATCGGCGTGAAAGCGCCGTTGACCGTGCGCCACTGCTTCGCGCATACGAACGGATTGCAGCTCGGCATCGTCCCGCCGCGAATGTTCAACGATCACTATGGCGACGAGATGAACGATTACGAGGAAGTCGTCGCGGGATACTATCCGTACCTCGAAGTGGGCACGCGCCACGGCTACAACGGGTGCGGCTATGCGATCGCGGGAAAGGTCATCGAACAAATCACGGGCGAGGCGCTGCCACAATTCTTTCTAAAGCACATGTGGGGCCCGCTCGGGTGCGCGAACACGGACGAGTTCGACATGAGCGCGCGCACGATGAGCACGCCGCGCGACATCGCGACGATCGCGCAGATGCTGTTGAACAAGGGCGCGTACGGGAACATGCGGTTCTTCAAACAAGAGACCTTCGAGAAATTCCTGCCGGTGAAGTTGGCGCCGTATGTGACGTTTCCCGCCGAAAACCTCGAGTGGGGCATTGGCGCCGTGTGGACGGGCGAGCCCGGCTTGAGCAAGCAGACCTACGGACACGGCGCCGCGTCCGCTGCGACATTGCGCATTGACCCGGATAACAAGTTAATCATTGTTATGTGCCGGAACACGGCGGGGCCGAAATTCGGCGAGTTTCATCCCCAGTTCATCAGGGCAATTGTGGACGGGTTGGAATGA
- a CDS encoding lysoplasmalogenase — protein MFVVGIVTTILATTFHLIVRAADIDVPYLAGVLKMTASTGFLATAIAAGAFRSRAGAALFVGLVFSWFGDVFLIDSQYFLAGLISFFIGHVCYSVSFAMRKANIPVAAIAAVVLLVPGYFLSQWILPGVKDPGMKAPVIAYTCVISIMVALAAGCLAQRGGRWVLAGAVLFYLSDIFVARAAFVSPGFINSLVGLPLYFGGQLLLAISITSVAQPAPVDSIQNPQSEMQNEVPQN, from the coding sequence ATGTTTGTAGTTGGCATTGTAACGACGATTCTTGCGACAACTTTCCATCTCATCGTGCGCGCGGCGGACATCGACGTGCCTTATCTCGCGGGCGTTCTGAAGATGACCGCATCCACCGGCTTTCTCGCCACCGCAATCGCCGCAGGCGCGTTTCGCTCGCGCGCCGGCGCCGCTTTGTTCGTGGGGCTTGTCTTCTCGTGGTTTGGCGATGTGTTTCTCATCGATTCGCAGTACTTCCTCGCGGGGCTCATCAGCTTTTTCATTGGGCACGTGTGCTATAGCGTTTCGTTCGCGATGCGCAAGGCGAACATCCCCGTGGCGGCCATCGCCGCCGTTGTGCTGCTCGTGCCCGGTTACTTTCTCTCACAGTGGATTTTGCCGGGGGTGAAAGACCCCGGCATGAAGGCGCCGGTCATCGCGTACACGTGCGTCATCTCGATCATGGTGGCCCTTGCCGCGGGCTGCCTCGCGCAGCGCGGCGGACGTTGGGTGCTCGCGGGGGCCGTTCTGTTCTATCTCTCCGACATCTTTGTCGCCCGCGCGGCCTTCGTGTCGCCCGGTTTCATTAATTCCCTTGTGGGACTTCCCCTGTATTTCGGGGGTCAACTTCTACTTGCTATCAGCATTACGTCAGTCGCCCAACCCGCTCCGGTAGATTCTATTCAGAATCCACAGTCCGAAATGCAAAATGAAGTCCCGCAAAACTGA
- a CDS encoding lysophospholipase has product MNEFTFRAADGVELDGRHWASAQPPKSNVVIVHGFGHHSGSFEEVAQHLNKHSFGVFAFDQRGHGRSPGKRGYIVSFDNWVNDTRAFLAHIASQTAGAPLILLGHSLGCLALGLYAIRHKPPARGLVFSSGLLKIPDNVPKALQSLASVLSALTPWLPVQKVDVNACSRDPKAVQALRDDPLRYGGAVHARSGAEISKGIAELRARATEIDLPVLIMHGTKDRLTDCRGSRDLHAAVKSADKTLCIFDRAYHELYNDSDKDRWFTQVVTWLEAHR; this is encoded by the coding sequence ATGAACGAATTTACGTTCCGCGCAGCGGATGGCGTCGAACTGGATGGCAGGCACTGGGCGTCGGCGCAGCCGCCGAAATCGAACGTTGTCATCGTACACGGTTTCGGCCATCACAGCGGGTCGTTCGAGGAAGTCGCGCAACACCTTAACAAACACAGTTTTGGCGTCTTCGCGTTCGACCAGCGCGGCCACGGCCGGTCTCCCGGCAAACGCGGGTACATCGTGTCGTTCGATAATTGGGTTAACGACACGCGCGCGTTTCTCGCGCACATCGCATCGCAAACCGCGGGCGCGCCGCTCATTCTGCTGGGACACAGCCTCGGCTGTCTCGCGCTCGGCCTGTACGCGATTCGCCACAAGCCGCCCGCGCGCGGGCTCGTCTTCAGCAGCGGCCTGCTAAAGATCCCCGATAATGTCCCCAAGGCGCTTCAAAGTCTGGCGTCCGTGCTCAGCGCGCTCACGCCGTGGCTGCCCGTTCAGAAAGTCGATGTCAATGCCTGCTCGCGCGATCCGAAGGCCGTGCAGGCGTTGCGCGACGATCCATTGCGTTACGGCGGCGCGGTGCACGCCCGCAGTGGCGCGGAAATCTCGAAGGGCATAGCCGAACTCCGCGCCCGCGCGACCGAGATCGATTTGCCCGTGCTCATCATGCACGGCACCAAAGATCGCCTCACCGATTGCCGGGGCAGCCGCGATCTGCATGCCGCGGTAAAGTCCGCGGATAAAACGCTGTGTATCTTCGATCGGGCGTACCACGAACTGTACAACGATTCCGACAAGGACCGCTGGTTCACTCAGGTCGTAACGTGGTTGGAGGCGCATCGGTAA
- a CDS encoding DoxX family membrane protein has product MSIVKRVMRYLLGVLFVLAGVNHFISPAFYTNIMPDYLPMHYELVLLSGITEIVAGAMLLYGPTVRLGAWGIVAMLVVFFTVHIHMILQADRYAGVPLWGLWLRLVLQFPLIAWAWWFTRPEKSVPKESIA; this is encoded by the coding sequence ATGTCCATCGTCAAACGGGTGATGCGGTATCTGCTGGGAGTGCTGTTTGTACTTGCCGGCGTGAACCACTTCATAAGTCCGGCTTTTTACACAAATATCATGCCCGATTATCTCCCGATGCATTATGAACTGGTCCTGCTGAGCGGGATAACGGAAATTGTTGCGGGCGCCATGTTGTTGTACGGACCGACTGTTCGGCTGGGCGCATGGGGCATTGTCGCGATGCTCGTCGTTTTCTTTACGGTGCATATTCACATGATTTTGCAGGCGGACCGGTACGCCGGTGTTCCGCTGTGGGGACTGTGGCTCCGCCTGGTACTTCAGTTCCCCTTAATTGCGTGGGCGTGGTGGTTCACGCGCCCGGAGAAGTCTGTGCCGAAGGAGTCGATTGCATGA
- a CDS encoding LamG domain-containing protein — protein sequence MPANENLVAHFPLANDANDISRTGLRGDARGVVFREGAAWFDGRGAHIEVPDHEVLHLGTSDFTICASVHSDQILDTVLGDILCKFDPAARKGFNFGLLNYSGVTSSTPNCRNVFFGIDNGALDAEWTDRGRPGNAVCIFCLCVYNDALYAGTFESGKDEKGRVWRYAGERNWEDCGAPYASNAILALAEFDGKLYAAASHYRSRGSSLAESENETPGGRIFRYEGDQMWTEVGALEGHEAIHSLTVYRDKLYASSLYAPPGVYRYDGDNKWTPCGHPGTNPGGRIVPMGVWRGHIWGGSYDGEYNIYRYAGGQQWDDMGKAAEITQTYSFMPYRGELYIGAWPSGAVYRWDGQMGWENAGQLGQEKEVMGMAVYNGKLYGGTLPLAQVYRYDGDGNWYNTGQLDKTPDVVYRRAWTMAIFRGQLFCGTLPSGRVFSIEAGKCATLDKSLSPGWHHLAVTKEGGQINIFVDGALSAQSDEFDHRLFDITNDKPMTIGFGMHDYFNGAMKDVRIYARPLGPDEIRAIAKV from the coding sequence ATGCCCGCGAACGAGAACCTTGTTGCGCACTTCCCTCTCGCGAACGACGCCAACGACATTTCCCGGACGGGGCTGCGCGGCGACGCGCGCGGCGTGGTGTTTCGTGAAGGCGCGGCATGGTTTGATGGGCGCGGCGCGCACATCGAAGTGCCGGACCATGAAGTATTGCACCTCGGTACAAGCGACTTTACGATTTGCGCGTCCGTGCACTCCGATCAAATCCTTGATACCGTCCTCGGCGACATTCTCTGCAAGTTCGATCCCGCCGCGCGAAAGGGGTTCAATTTTGGGCTGCTGAATTACTCCGGCGTCACGTCGTCCACTCCGAACTGCCGCAACGTTTTCTTTGGAATCGACAACGGGGCGCTTGACGCCGAGTGGACCGACCGCGGCCGGCCGGGAAACGCGGTCTGTATTTTCTGTTTGTGCGTGTATAACGACGCGCTTTACGCGGGCACCTTCGAGAGCGGTAAGGATGAAAAGGGGCGCGTCTGGCGGTATGCCGGCGAAAGGAATTGGGAGGATTGCGGAGCGCCCTACGCCTCGAACGCGATCCTCGCGCTGGCGGAGTTCGACGGCAAACTCTATGCCGCCGCATCGCATTACCGATCGCGCGGATCGTCCCTGGCCGAATCCGAAAACGAGACGCCGGGCGGGCGCATCTTCCGATACGAAGGCGATCAAATGTGGACGGAAGTCGGTGCGCTCGAAGGCCACGAGGCCATCCACAGTCTCACAGTCTACCGCGACAAGCTCTATGCCTCGTCGCTCTATGCGCCACCGGGCGTGTACCGCTACGACGGCGACAACAAATGGACACCGTGCGGACATCCGGGCACGAACCCCGGCGGGCGCATCGTGCCCATGGGCGTGTGGCGCGGTCACATCTGGGGTGGCAGTTACGACGGCGAGTACAACATCTATCGCTATGCCGGCGGACAGCAGTGGGACGACATGGGCAAGGCCGCGGAAATCACGCAGACGTACTCGTTCATGCCGTACCGGGGGGAACTGTATATTGGCGCGTGGCCGAGCGGCGCGGTCTATCGCTGGGACGGACAGATGGGCTGGGAAAACGCCGGCCAACTGGGTCAGGAAAAAGAGGTGATGGGCATGGCCGTGTACAACGGCAAGCTCTACGGCGGCACCCTCCCGCTTGCGCAGGTCTACCGCTACGACGGCGACGGCAATTGGTACAACACCGGCCAGCTCGACAAGACACCGGACGTTGTCTATCGCCGCGCGTGGACTATGGCGATTTTCCGCGGACAACTCTTTTGCGGCACATTGCCATCCGGCCGCGTGTTCAGCATTGAAGCCGGCAAATGTGCGACGCTCGACAAGTCGTTGTCTCCGGGCTGGCACCACCTCGCCGTCACCAAGGAAGGCGGCCAAATCAACATCTTCGTCGACGGCGCGCTGTCCGCGCAGTCCGACGAATTCGACCATCGTCTCTTCGACATTACAAACGATAAGCCCATGACCATCGGCTTCGGCATGCACGATTACTTCAATGGCGCGATGAAGGACGTTCGCATCTACGCCAGGCCGCTCGGCCCGGACGAAATCCGCGCAATCGCAAAGGTATAG